From a region of the Thermosipho melanesiensis BI429 genome:
- a CDS encoding diguanylate cyclase domain-containing protein produces MEYLLNLFNGNWVDEITRLPNKDFFENIYPLLKKSNTTFYLIYLDLKFESEEQSEINFVIARIASIIKHSVRIPKDFICRSSEKGFVIILHGVNEIIAKQISSRIKESLDYLLLNYGNKNIKIETDIKIEALGGAPSE; encoded by the coding sequence ATGGAATATTTATTAAATCTCTTCAATGGGAACTGGGTAGATGAAATCACAAGATTACCTAACAAAGATTTCTTTGAAAATATCTATCCATTACTAAAAAAATCTAATACGACCTTTTACCTAATTTATTTGGATTTAAAATTTGAATCAGAAGAACAAAGCGAAATAAACTTCGTTATAGCAAGGATCGCGTCAATAATCAAGCACAGTGTAAGAATACCAAAAGATTTTATCTGTCGTTCATCGGAAAAAGGTTTTGTAATAATCCTACACGGAGTTAATGAAATAATAGCAAAACAGATTTCAAGTAGGATAAAAGAATCACTTGACTATTTACTTTTAAATTACGGAAACAAAAATATAAAGATAGAAACAGATATAAAAATTGAAGCTTTAGGAGGTGCTCCTAGTGAATAA
- a CDS encoding amidohydrolase has protein sequence MILKNALVLKDWNSSVEKLDIEIEEKKIKKISKNLTGENYIDLSGKLIIPGLINTHTHVAMSIFRGIAEDLSFDDWLFKNILPLEEKLDKDIVYFSSLLSMMEMAKNGIVAFCDMYMYEYSVAKAAYDFGIKALVSRGLVSEGNKIEPSRLSEAIKLFEKWNNVDDRIYVALGPHAPYTCSIEALKEVGKLSKNMNIPVTIHLFENAWERERYSLKDILETNIADFHLLAVHCIHLNEREIEELKNYNVYISHNPTSNLKLGNGIAPLTKFIENNIPVALGTDGPASNNSLDILFEARLASLLQKKNDPKNVTTNQALKMLTENGYKALKLDGGIIKENLPADLTIIELNTPSYFPLENIKHHLIHSKTTVYATMVNGKFIYISGKFPTIDEKEVYKQFSIFYKKVLGIEN, from the coding sequence ATGATACTAAAAAACGCATTGGTATTAAAAGATTGGAATTCTTCAGTTGAAAAACTGGATATAGAAATAGAGGAAAAAAAAATAAAAAAAATTTCAAAAAACCTTACAGGAGAAAATTACATTGACCTTTCAGGAAAGCTAATTATTCCCGGTTTGATAAATACCCATACACACGTCGCTATGTCTATTTTTAGAGGTATTGCAGAAGATCTCTCATTTGACGATTGGCTTTTCAAAAATATCCTTCCACTGGAAGAAAAGCTCGATAAGGATATTGTTTACTTTTCTTCGTTATTATCAATGATGGAAATGGCAAAAAATGGTATAGTTGCTTTTTGTGATATGTATATGTACGAATACTCCGTTGCAAAGGCCGCTTACGATTTTGGAATTAAAGCACTTGTTTCTCGTGGATTAGTATCTGAAGGAAACAAAATAGAACCTTCACGACTTTCAGAAGCTATAAAACTCTTTGAGAAATGGAACAATGTCGATGATAGAATCTATGTTGCCCTAGGGCCTCATGCACCATATACATGTTCTATTGAAGCACTAAAAGAGGTTGGAAAACTTTCAAAAAATATGAATATACCCGTTACTATACACCTATTTGAAAATGCTTGGGAAAGGGAAAGGTACTCCCTAAAAGATATCCTTGAAACAAATATTGCAGACTTTCATCTACTTGCAGTTCATTGCATACACCTAAATGAAAGGGAAATAGAAGAATTAAAAAACTATAACGTATATATTTCTCATAATCCAACAAGCAATTTAAAACTTGGAAATGGTATTGCTCCATTAACAAAATTTATTGAAAACAACATTCCAGTTGCACTTGGCACTGATGGACCTGCAAGTAACAACTCTTTAGACATTCTATTTGAAGCAAGACTTGCTTCATTACTTCAAAAGAAAAACGACCCAAAAAATGTTACAACAAATCAAGCATTAAAAATGCTTACTGAAAATGGTTACAAAGCACTAAAACTTGATGGAGGAATAATAAAGGAAAATCTCCCTGCAGATTTAACAATTATAGAGCTTAACACTCCAAGTTATTTCCCTTTGGAAAATATAAAACATCATTTAATTCATTCAAAAACCACTGTCTATGCAACAATGGTTAATGGAAAGTTTATATATATATCCGGTAAATTTCCAACAATAGACGAAAAGGAGGTATACAAACAATTTTCGATTTTTTACAAGAAGGTTTTAGGTATAGAAAATTGA
- a CDS encoding RnfABCDGE type electron transport complex subunit D, which translates to MKLITGNAPHLRSNDTTEKVMIDVIIALIPAIIGAWYFFGEYALFLILLGAFSGELFELFVMKVLRKDKNFVPNGSAAITGILLAMNVSSATPWWVFLIGLVFALGVAKHAFGGLGMNIFNPALAGRAFLLVSFPVSMTTWYKPVFSFSKWVDIQTMATPLAVLKETGSVNISYWDLFIGNRGGSLGETSVLLLLIGFAYLVVKKRIKIMIPITYISTVFVMSGIFYLVNSSFGSPLFHILSGGLMLGALFMATDMVTSPMTVKGQIIFGIGLGVMTLLIRYFAGYPEGVSLSILLMNAFVPLIDRYTVPKVFGEVKA; encoded by the coding sequence ATGAAGTTAATTACAGGTAATGCACCACATTTAAGGTCTAATGATACAACTGAAAAAGTTATGATTGATGTTATTATTGCGCTTATACCTGCAATAATTGGTGCGTGGTACTTCTTCGGAGAATATGCCCTGTTTTTGATTTTATTAGGAGCTTTTTCTGGTGAATTGTTTGAATTATTTGTAATGAAAGTTTTGAGAAAGGATAAAAATTTTGTTCCAAATGGAAGTGCTGCTATAACGGGGATTTTACTTGCAATGAATGTAAGTTCTGCAACACCTTGGTGGGTATTTTTAATTGGTTTGGTTTTTGCTTTAGGTGTTGCAAAACATGCATTTGGTGGATTGGGAATGAATATTTTTAATCCTGCACTTGCAGGAAGGGCATTTTTACTTGTATCATTTCCCGTATCTATGACAACTTGGTATAAACCTGTATTTTCTTTTTCAAAGTGGGTTGATATTCAAACAATGGCAACCCCGCTTGCTGTTTTAAAAGAAACAGGAAGTGTTAATATAAGTTATTGGGACTTGTTTATTGGTAATCGTGGAGGCTCTTTAGGAGAAACCAGTGTATTGTTGCTTTTAATAGGTTTTGCTTATTTGGTTGTTAAAAAGAGAATAAAGATTATGATTCCAATTACATATATTTCAACGGTTTTTGTAATGTCAGGCATTTTTTATCTTGTTAATTCATCTTTTGGAAGTCCTCTTTTCCACATTTTAAGTGGTGGTTTGATGCTCGGCGCTCTCTTTATGGCAACTGATATGGTTACAAGCCCAATGACGGTTAAAGGGCAGATAATTTTTGGAATAGGCCTTGGTGTTATGACTTTACTTATTAGATATTTTGCAGGGTATCCCGAAGGAGTTTCTTTGTCTATTCTTTTAATGAATGCATTTGTTCCTCTAATTGACAGATACACTGTGCCGAAGGTATTTGGTGAGGTGAAAGCATGA
- a CDS encoding DUF72 domain-containing protein — protein sequence MTKIGTSGWSYDHWIGCFYHEKLPKSDWLKFYAKRFSIVEVNSTFYRLPFKNIVKSWDKKIPEIFIFSIKGPKKITHIQKLKEIDEFLKKFYERIEYIKSKTSNILWQLPPSLKKDEVLLENFLTKLDKSYNYTIEFRDNSW from the coding sequence ATGACAAAAATTGGAACTTCTGGTTGGAGTTACGACCACTGGATTGGTTGCTTTTATCACGAAAAACTACCAAAAAGCGATTGGTTGAAATTCTATGCAAAACGATTTTCCATCGTGGAAGTTAACTCTACATTTTATAGATTACCTTTCAAAAATATAGTTAAATCTTGGGATAAAAAAATCCCTGAAATTTTTATATTTTCTATAAAAGGTCCCAAAAAAATTACACATATTCAAAAATTAAAAGAAATAGATGAATTTCTCAAAAAATTTTATGAAAGGATTGAATATATAAAATCAAAAACTTCCAATATACTTTGGCAACTTCCACCATCTTTAAAAAAAGATGAAGTACTTTTAGAAAATTTTTTAACAAAATTAGATAAAAGTTACAACTACACTATTGAATTTAGGGATAACTCATGGTAA
- the rsfS gene encoding ribosome silencing factor, which yields MEILKVIWRKLLEKEAIEPVILDMSQTNVPTEYFIIMTANSSTHMKSLREDLLDLLKGYGVNIIYYDKEDNHDWLIIDASNIVIHIFTKEARSFYDLEGLWIDAKRIEVEKR from the coding sequence TTGGAAATTTTGAAGGTAATTTGGAGAAAATTACTAGAAAAAGAGGCCATTGAACCTGTCATACTTGACATGTCCCAAACAAATGTACCAACAGAGTATTTTATAATTATGACAGCAAATAGCTCTACTCATATGAAAAGTTTGAGAGAAGACCTTCTCGATTTGCTTAAGGGTTATGGTGTAAATATAATATATTATGATAAAGAAGATAACCACGATTGGTTAATTATAGATGCATCGAACATTGTCATTCATATATTTACAAAAGAAGCAAGGAGTTTTTACGATTTAGAAGGTTTGTGGATCGATGCAAAAAGGATAGAGGTTGAAAAAAGATGA
- a CDS encoding RnfABCDGE type electron transport complex subunit G, whose amino-acid sequence MKETIKTGIILMVYTLVAGMILGFVYLSTQDAIKVAELKNTIEAVKFVLTEDGKLLVKESKIKKAVVDATGEEKELYIKDTSAVLSPVLNFDTEKGRIFVLKGYGIGYGGKVITVASFLVNKNRVDLIAIKVIEYSQETPGLGAKIAEDISQKRFYPIPYEGLKNGVKVDKDAGKSNLSPEEAKEIGVVKISDVMTGATITPRAVASTIDTMFEFLNKEVQNNVQ is encoded by the coding sequence ATGAAAGAAACAATAAAAACAGGGATAATTTTAATGGTGTATACATTAGTGGCTGGAATGATTTTGGGATTTGTTTACCTTTCAACACAAGATGCAATAAAAGTGGCTGAATTGAAAAATACCATTGAAGCAGTTAAATTTGTTCTGACGGAAGATGGAAAACTCCTTGTTAAAGAATCAAAAATAAAAAAAGCAGTTGTTGATGCAACCGGTGAGGAAAAGGAATTATACATTAAAGATACAAGTGCAGTACTTTCTCCTGTTTTGAATTTTGACACCGAAAAGGGTAGGATTTTTGTTTTGAAAGGATATGGTATTGGTTATGGAGGTAAGGTAATTACCGTTGCATCATTTTTGGTAAATAAAAATAGAGTAGATTTGATTGCAATAAAAGTAATAGAATATTCTCAGGAAACGCCAGGTTTGGGCGCAAAAATTGCTGAGGATATTTCACAGAAAAGGTTTTATCCAATTCCCTATGAAGGGTTAAAAAATGGTGTGAAAGTTGATAAAGACGCGGGAAAGAGTAATTTATCTCCAGAAGAGGCTAAGGAAATTGGAGTTGTTAAGATTAGCGATGTTATGACTGGTGCTACTATAACTCCGCGTGCCGTTGCCTCCACAATAGATACCATGTTTGAATTTTTAAATAAGGAGGTGCAAAATAATGTCCAGTAA
- the rsxC gene encoding electron transport complex subunit RsxC, whose product MRLSTFLGGVHPPENKHLSKDIPIRKAPIPEKVVVFMQQHAGSPAKPIVNPGDKVKTGQVIGEPTGFISSYVHSPVTGTVTDVKKVTNVIFGKAVEVVEIEREGEDKWELLPHGNFEKFSPEELVDIIKRAGIVGLGGAMFPTHVKLTPPKDKKIDTLVINGAECEPYLTIDHRMMLEKYEEILIGIEIVKKILGIEKAIIGIEDNKLDAIDLLENKWKGKVDVKALKTKYPQGAEKQLIYATTNRKVPRGKLPMDVGVVVLNVSTLFAIKEAVIDGKPLIERGLTVTGEAINKPGNWWVRIGTPISWVIERLGEGLKSEAENVKVLMGGPMMGIPINNIDTPLVKGNNGITTIIPKEQKSTFCIRCSYCVNVCPMGLQPYLLDLLGKKKRYDEAAKIGLLDCIECGSCTYICPAKIEHVKTIKLTKKVYKALRGGRK is encoded by the coding sequence TTGAGATTATCGACCTTTTTAGGAGGAGTTCATCCCCCTGAAAATAAGCATTTGTCAAAAGATATTCCCATAAGGAAAGCTCCTATTCCTGAGAAAGTTGTTGTTTTTATGCAACAACATGCAGGAAGTCCCGCAAAACCTATTGTTAATCCCGGTGATAAAGTTAAAACTGGTCAGGTTATAGGTGAACCAACGGGATTTATTTCCTCGTATGTTCATTCACCAGTTACTGGAACAGTAACAGATGTAAAAAAAGTTACAAATGTTATTTTTGGTAAAGCAGTCGAGGTTGTTGAAATCGAGAGAGAAGGAGAAGATAAATGGGAGTTGTTACCACATGGTAATTTTGAAAAATTTTCTCCAGAAGAGTTGGTTGATATAATAAAAAGAGCTGGAATTGTTGGGCTTGGTGGTGCCATGTTCCCAACTCATGTGAAATTAACTCCTCCAAAAGATAAGAAGATAGATACTTTGGTTATTAACGGTGCAGAGTGTGAACCTTATTTGACCATTGACCATCGTATGATGCTTGAAAAATATGAAGAGATACTTATAGGAATAGAAATTGTGAAAAAAATTCTTGGTATAGAAAAAGCAATTATTGGAATTGAGGACAACAAATTGGATGCAATTGATCTATTAGAAAACAAATGGAAAGGAAAAGTAGATGTAAAAGCTTTAAAAACAAAATATCCGCAAGGTGCTGAAAAACAATTAATATATGCCACTACCAATAGGAAAGTGCCTAGAGGAAAACTTCCTATGGATGTAGGTGTTGTGGTATTAAATGTAAGTACATTATTTGCGATAAAGGAAGCGGTTATAGACGGTAAACCGTTAATTGAAAGGGGCTTGACTGTTACAGGTGAAGCAATTAACAAACCAGGAAATTGGTGGGTACGAATAGGTACACCGATATCTTGGGTTATAGAAAGATTAGGAGAAGGTTTAAAAAGTGAAGCGGAAAATGTAAAGGTTCTTATGGGTGGACCAATGATGGGGATTCCAATAAATAATATTGATACTCCATTGGTGAAAGGTAACAATGGAATTACAACGATTATACCAAAAGAGCAAAAGAGTACATTTTGTATACGCTGTTCATATTGTGTAAATGTGTGTCCAATGGGCTTGCAACCTTATCTACTTGATTTACTTGGAAAGAAAAAGAGATACGATGAAGCAGCAAAAATAGGTCTTTTAGATTGTATAGAATGTGGTTCTTGTACATACATTTGTCCTGCTAAAATAGAGCATGTTAAGACAATAAAATTGACTAAGAAAGTATATAAAGCCCTGAGAGGGGGGAGAAAATAA
- a CDS encoding bifunctional folylpolyglutamate synthase/dihydrofolate synthase yields the protein MNYLEALKYLYFKRPYGKIKIGLYRIKELLELLNNPQEKYKKYHVTGSNGKGSTTTFLHYVLKNNYKVGGYLSPHLSTILERFPINGKHVSREVFLKAFDKVKSVAEILDKKGLDFAPSFFEFATAMAFEIGKEENVDFSTIEVGLGGRFDATNVIIPEASIITSISLEHTKILGNSLEKIAFEKAGIIKNGKPVIISSLPKEAKKVIYEVAKQKNSKVFELGKDFNFEIVDYKFNENIINYYGDKTIKNIKIKLNGTHQPINAALAIKALEITNNLNDDAIYKGFKDAFIPGRFEMFKGIVFDGSHNPESAEKFSENLKLYFKEKEKVAVFGILDDKDKENVIKKLVPQLSHTIVTCPPSHRATNCRETYEIVKKHINSCEYIENPLEALEKLNSIDVDLKIVTGSFYLVGYIRSYLEHGVINEEFELMRR from the coding sequence ATGAACTATCTAGAAGCGTTAAAATACCTATATTTTAAAAGACCTTACGGAAAAATAAAAATCGGACTTTATAGAATAAAAGAATTACTCGAGCTTTTAAATAATCCACAAGAAAAGTATAAAAAATACCATGTAACCGGTTCAAACGGCAAAGGAAGTACAACAACATTTTTACATTACGTTTTAAAAAATAACTACAAAGTGGGGGGATATTTATCTCCCCATTTATCAACTATTTTAGAAAGATTTCCCATTAATGGAAAACACGTTTCTAGGGAAGTATTCTTAAAAGCTTTTGATAAAGTTAAAAGTGTAGCAGAAATTTTAGATAAAAAAGGACTCGACTTTGCTCCAAGCTTCTTTGAGTTTGCAACGGCAATGGCATTTGAGATAGGAAAGGAAGAAAATGTAGATTTTTCAACAATTGAAGTTGGACTTGGAGGCAGATTTGATGCAACAAATGTTATTATACCAGAAGCTTCTATCATTACATCGATAAGTCTAGAACACACAAAAATATTAGGAAATTCTTTGGAAAAAATAGCTTTTGAAAAAGCAGGAATAATAAAGAATGGAAAACCTGTAATAATATCTAGTCTACCCAAAGAAGCTAAAAAAGTTATTTATGAAGTGGCAAAGCAGAAAAATTCAAAGGTATTTGAGCTTGGAAAAGATTTTAATTTCGAAATAGTAGATTATAAATTCAACGAAAATATAATCAACTATTACGGTGATAAAACCATTAAAAACATAAAAATAAAATTAAATGGAACACACCAACCAATAAACGCAGCACTTGCAATTAAGGCGTTGGAAATCACAAACAATTTAAATGATGATGCAATATATAAAGGTTTTAAAGATGCGTTTATTCCAGGTCGTTTTGAAATGTTTAAAGGTATAGTATTTGACGGTTCACATAATCCAGAATCTGCGGAAAAATTTTCTGAAAACCTCAAACTGTATTTTAAGGAAAAGGAAAAAGTAGCAGTGTTTGGAATTTTAGATGATAAAGATAAAGAAAATGTCATCAAAAAACTAGTACCACAATTATCTCACACAATTGTTACTTGCCCTCCTTCTCATAGGGCAACAAATTGTAGAGAAACGTATGAAATTGTAAAGAAACACATAAATTCATGCGAGTATATTGAAAATCCCTTAGAGGCTTTAGAAAAGTTAAACTCAATAGACGTTGATTTGAAAATAGTAACAGGTTCATTTTATCTTGTTGGATATATAAGAAGTTATCTTGAACATGGAGTTATTAATGAAGAATTTGAACTTATGAGGAGGTGA
- a CDS encoding TIGR01212 family radical SAM protein (This family includes YhcC from E. coli K-12, an uncharacterized radical SAM protein.) — protein sequence MSVELKKKYGEKVYRLPINAGFTCPNRENGKPGCLFCDETGSGFTTITGLNIKSQIEELKKRYKSRGVKKFIAYFQNYTNTYAPIDVLKKVYSEAIDKDIVQISISTRPDCISDEILDLLEELKNNIDISIEMGLQTANYHTLVKMNRGHTLSEFINAALKIKNRGFELISHVILNFPDDNLLDVIETAKILSVLNVDGVKIHSLYIVENTILGKLYKESKLKIGSLENYIERVVRFLEFLSPKITIHRLVADPPKTGTIFGNWNKPKIQIINMIENTLKEKETYQGKKFLSWYTPKTKE from the coding sequence TTGAGTGTAGAATTAAAGAAAAAATATGGAGAAAAAGTATATAGATTACCAATAAATGCAGGATTTACATGTCCAAATAGGGAAAACGGAAAACCAGGATGTTTATTTTGTGATGAAACAGGAAGCGGTTTTACAACTATTACAGGGTTAAATATAAAATCACAAATAGAAGAATTAAAAAAAAGGTACAAATCAAGAGGTGTTAAAAAATTTATTGCATATTTTCAAAATTATACAAATACATATGCTCCAATTGATGTATTAAAAAAGGTATATTCAGAAGCAATTGATAAAGATATTGTTCAAATTTCAATTTCAACAAGACCAGATTGTATTTCCGATGAAATTTTAGACCTTTTAGAAGAACTAAAAAACAATATTGATATTTCTATTGAAATGGGACTTCAAACGGCTAATTACCATACATTAGTGAAAATGAACAGAGGCCATACACTTTCTGAATTTATAAATGCAGCTTTGAAAATCAAAAATAGAGGATTTGAACTTATTTCACACGTTATATTAAACTTCCCAGATGACAACCTATTAGACGTTATAGAAACGGCAAAAATACTATCCGTTTTAAATGTAGATGGTGTAAAAATTCATTCATTATATATTGTCGAAAATACAATACTTGGAAAATTATACAAGGAAAGTAAATTAAAAATAGGTAGCTTGGAAAACTACATTGAAAGAGTTGTCAGATTCTTAGAATTTTTATCTCCAAAAATTACTATTCACAGGCTAGTTGCAGATCCACCAAAAACAGGAACAATATTTGGAAATTGGAACAAACCAAAAATACAGATAATAAACATGATAGAAAATACCTTAAAAGAAAAAGAAACTTATCAAGGGAAAAAATTTTTAAGTTGGTACACCCCGAAAACAAAGGAATGA
- a CDS encoding valine--tRNA ligase — MNKEIGTRYEPNSIEKKWYKFWLEKGYFTPQNDNSRPKYSIVIPPPNITGKIHMGHALNITLQDILTRYKRMNGFKTLWLPGEDHAGIATQTAVEKKIEKEGKKREDLGRKKFLEIVWDWASTYRKTIKQQIMAIGASVDWSRERFTLDEGLSKAVKKVFVSLYKKGLIYKGKYIVNWCPRCKTVLSDEEVEYHEHDGKLYYIKYPFVDGTGEIVIATTRPETMLGDTAVAVSPSDERYKDVVGKEVILPLVGRKIKIIADIHADPKFGTGALKVTPAHDPNDYLIGQRHNLEFINIFNDDMTINENGGKYKGLDRYEAREKIVEDLEKEGFLVKIENLKHSVGHCYRCDTVIEPMLMNQWFVKMEPLAKKAIDAVENEHIKFYPQRWKKVYLNWMYNIRDWCISRQLWWGHRIPIWYCQDCGHINVSEDKVTKCEKCGSTNLRQEEDVLDTWFSSALWPFSTLGWPNETKDLKEFYPTDVLVTGFDIIFFWVARMIMMGYEFMDEKPFSDVYIHQLVRDKFGRKMSKSLGNGIDPIEVIEEYGADPMRFSLSTLAAQGRDIKLDLKHIETSKKFANKIWNATRFVILNLEDFQKQDLDNLNLSDKWILSRLQKTIKNVTHAIENYEFNVAAKEIYNFFWDELCDWYIEISKPRLKTNERSLVQNVLVYVLDNSLKLLHPIMPFITEELWQKLPTSGESITISNWPKVDEEFIDEESERKFSLIMNITKGIRNVKAEINIPQSKKVNITTMVKFTDEEELYIKVLGNVENITFSNIKPEKSASAYVDNNLEVYVELGNMIDIDSEINRLNKKIEKLEKDAEKFRKKLSNKKFLEGAPEDIIEEAREKLETIEGQIEKIKSIINSLQ, encoded by the coding sequence GTGAATAAAGAAATTGGAACAAGATATGAACCAAACTCTATTGAAAAAAAATGGTATAAATTTTGGCTTGAAAAAGGTTATTTTACACCCCAAAATGACAATAGTCGTCCCAAATATTCTATCGTAATACCACCTCCAAATATTACCGGCAAAATACATATGGGCCATGCCCTGAATATTACACTTCAAGATATATTAACTCGTTATAAAAGAATGAATGGATTTAAAACATTATGGCTTCCCGGTGAAGATCATGCGGGAATTGCCACTCAAACTGCTGTGGAAAAAAAGATAGAAAAAGAAGGAAAAAAACGAGAAGATCTAGGAAGGAAAAAATTTTTGGAAATAGTATGGGACTGGGCAAGTACATACAGAAAAACGATAAAACAACAAATAATGGCGATAGGTGCCTCGGTAGACTGGTCAAGAGAAAGATTTACACTTGATGAAGGACTTTCTAAAGCTGTAAAAAAAGTTTTTGTTTCGTTGTACAAAAAGGGATTGATATATAAAGGAAAATATATTGTAAACTGGTGTCCAAGATGTAAAACTGTTTTGTCAGATGAAGAAGTTGAATACCATGAACATGATGGAAAATTATATTACATTAAATATCCATTTGTAGATGGCACAGGAGAGATAGTTATTGCTACTACACGTCCTGAAACCATGTTAGGAGATACCGCAGTTGCAGTTTCTCCATCAGATGAAAGATATAAAGATGTTGTTGGAAAAGAAGTTATTTTACCTTTGGTAGGCAGAAAAATAAAAATCATTGCAGATATACACGCAGATCCAAAATTTGGTACTGGTGCATTAAAAGTTACGCCTGCCCATGATCCTAACGATTATTTAATTGGGCAGCGCCACAACTTAGAATTTATAAATATTTTTAACGACGACATGACAATTAACGAAAATGGTGGAAAATACAAAGGCCTTGACAGATATGAGGCACGTGAAAAAATAGTGGAAGATTTGGAAAAGGAAGGTTTCCTTGTAAAAATTGAAAATTTAAAACATTCCGTTGGTCACTGTTATAGATGTGATACGGTAATTGAACCTATGTTAATGAATCAATGGTTTGTAAAAATGGAACCACTTGCAAAAAAAGCAATCGATGCTGTAGAAAATGAACATATAAAATTTTATCCACAAAGATGGAAAAAAGTATATCTAAACTGGATGTACAATATTAGAGACTGGTGTATAAGTAGACAACTGTGGTGGGGACACAGAATCCCAATTTGGTATTGTCAAGATTGTGGGCATATTAACGTTTCAGAAGATAAAGTAACAAAATGTGAAAAATGCGGTAGCACAAATCTTCGACAAGAAGAAGATGTGCTTGATACGTGGTTTTCATCTGCTCTTTGGCCATTTAGTACATTAGGTTGGCCAAATGAAACAAAAGATTTAAAAGAATTTTATCCAACAGATGTACTTGTAACGGGTTTTGATATTATATTCTTCTGGGTTGCAAGAATGATAATGATGGGTTATGAATTTATGGATGAAAAACCTTTTAGTGATGTATACATTCACCAATTGGTTAGAGACAAGTTTGGAAGGAAAATGAGCAAATCACTTGGAAATGGTATTGATCCAATCGAAGTTATAGAAGAATATGGAGCCGATCCAATGAGATTTTCACTTTCCACATTAGCTGCCCAGGGCCGTGATATAAAACTAGATTTAAAACACATAGAAACCAGCAAAAAATTTGCCAACAAAATATGGAATGCTACAAGATTTGTAATTTTAAACCTAGAAGATTTCCAAAAACAAGATCTTGATAACCTAAACCTATCTGATAAATGGATATTATCAAGATTACAAAAAACTATTAAAAACGTTACACACGCAATTGAAAATTATGAATTTAACGTTGCTGCAAAAGAAATATATAATTTCTTCTGGGATGAATTGTGTGATTGGTATATAGAAATATCAAAACCAAGACTTAAAACAAACGAAAGATCCCTAGTACAAAATGTATTAGTATATGTATTAGATAACAGCTTAAAATTACTACACCCAATAATGCCCTTTATAACAGAAGAACTTTGGCAAAAACTTCCAACTTCTGGTGAATCAATTACAATATCAAATTGGCCTAAAGTAGATGAAGAATTTATTGATGAGGAAAGCGAAAGAAAATTTTCACTTATCATGAATATAACTAAAGGCATTAGAAATGTAAAAGCAGAGATAAATATTCCACAAAGTAAAAAAGTTAACATTACAACAATGGTAAAATTTACCGATGAAGAAGAACTTTACATAAAAGTACTTGGAAATGTAGAAAATATAACATTTTCAAATATAAAACCTGAAAAATCTGCAAGTGCATACGTGGATAACAATTTGGAAGTTTACGTAGAGCTTGGGAATATGATTGACATCGATTCAGAAATAAACAGATTAAACAAAAAAATTGAAAAGTTAGAAAAAGATGCTGAAAAATTTAGAAAGAAATTATCCAACAAAAAATTCTTAGAAGGTGCTCCAGAAGATATTATTGAAGAAGCACGTGAAAAACTTGAAACAATAGAAGGGCAAATTGAAAAAATTAAAAGTATAATCAATTCTCTTCAGTGA